The following coding sequences are from one Bradyrhizobium sp. WSM471 window:
- a CDS encoding collagen-like protein, translating into MADEQKRQGPQGPRGRQGEPGRPGPQGHPGKRGPDGARGKPGPQGKPGPIGKAGPLGKPGPQGKQGEAGPRGAAGAQGPAGPQGPAGPQGRRGEAGPPGQLPSIEQVLPWLDQLFDAWDERRRQREREAAEREALEAAVQETDEMPIDDEDDGSEGDAHRKKKKKKKHGKE; encoded by the coding sequence GTGGCAGACGAACAAAAACGGCAGGGACCTCAGGGACCGCGCGGACGGCAGGGCGAACCGGGGCGGCCGGGCCCGCAGGGTCATCCGGGCAAGCGGGGCCCCGACGGGGCGCGCGGCAAGCCGGGTCCGCAGGGCAAGCCGGGTCCGATCGGAAAGGCCGGACCGCTGGGCAAGCCCGGCCCGCAAGGCAAGCAGGGCGAAGCCGGCCCGCGCGGGGCGGCCGGTGCACAGGGACCTGCGGGACCCCAAGGGCCGGCGGGGCCGCAAGGCCGGCGTGGTGAAGCCGGGCCTCCGGGCCAACTCCCGTCAATCGAGCAGGTGCTGCCGTGGCTCGATCAGCTGTTCGACGCCTGGGACGAGCGCCGCCGCCAGCGCGAGCGTGAAGCCGCGGAGCGCGAGGCGCTGGAAGCCGCCGTGCAGGAGACTGACGAAATGCCCATCGATGACGAGGACGACGGCAGCGAAGGCGACGCTCACAGGAAAAAGAAGAAAAAGAAGAAGCACGGCAAGGAATGA
- a CDS encoding DUF2277 domain-containing protein — MCRNIKTLFNFEPEATEDEIHASALQFVRKLSGFNKPSQANEEAFDRAVAEVSKAARKLLISLHTHAPARDREVEAEKAKERSRLRFG, encoded by the coding sequence ATGTGCCGCAACATCAAGACGCTGTTCAACTTCGAGCCGGAGGCGACCGAGGATGAGATCCACGCGAGCGCGCTCCAGTTCGTTCGCAAACTGTCCGGCTTCAACAAGCCTTCGCAGGCCAACGAGGAGGCCTTCGATCGTGCGGTGGCGGAGGTCTCGAAGGCAGCGCGAAAACTCCTGATATCACTGCACACCCATGCCCCGGCACGCGACCGCGAGGTCGAGGCGGAAAAGGCCAAGGAACGTTCGCGGCTGCGGTTCGGTTAG
- a CDS encoding alpha/beta fold hydrolase, whose protein sequence is MKASCAALSAILFSVSLAAISTSAWAADYPAPKQGDWIARDFKFHTGETMPELKLHYTTVGEPSGQPVLVLHGTGGSGASMLSSAFAGELFGAGQPLDASKYYIIIPDNIGHGKSSKPSDGMKMSFPKYDYEDMVEAQYRLVTEGLGVKHLRLIIGNSMGGMHTWLWGEKYPMAMDALIPMASQPTEMASRNWMLRRIMLDTIRSDPDYNGGNYTGQPRMMKYAITAYGIASIGGTLAYQSQAPTAAKADKIVDERLAMPIAADANDFVYQWESSHDYNAGEKLEAIEASLLLINSADDERNPPETGITDAAMTRVKNGKLYLIPASTETRGHGTTGNAKFYSEQVRQFLQAAPQQTIESARR, encoded by the coding sequence ATGAAAGCTTCTTGCGCGGCGCTGTCAGCCATCCTGTTCTCCGTCTCGTTGGCGGCCATCTCGACATCCGCATGGGCGGCCGATTATCCGGCGCCGAAGCAGGGCGACTGGATTGCCAGGGATTTCAAGTTCCACACCGGCGAGACCATGCCGGAGCTGAAGCTGCACTACACCACCGTGGGTGAGCCGAGCGGCCAACCGGTCCTGGTGCTGCACGGCACCGGCGGCTCGGGCGCGAGCATGCTGTCATCAGCCTTTGCCGGCGAGCTGTTCGGCGCGGGGCAGCCACTCGATGCCTCCAAATATTACATCATCATCCCCGACAATATCGGTCATGGCAAATCGTCAAAACCGTCCGACGGGATGAAGATGAGCTTCCCGAAATACGATTACGAGGACATGGTCGAAGCCCAGTATCGCCTGGTGACGGAAGGGCTCGGGGTCAAGCACCTGCGGCTCATCATCGGCAATTCGATGGGCGGCATGCACACCTGGCTGTGGGGCGAGAAATACCCGATGGCGATGGACGCGCTGATCCCGATGGCCTCGCAGCCGACCGAAATGGCGTCACGCAACTGGATGCTGCGGCGGATCATGCTCGACACCATCCGCAGCGACCCCGACTACAACGGCGGCAATTACACCGGCCAGCCGCGCATGATGAAATACGCCATCACCGCCTACGGCATCGCGAGCATCGGTGGAACGCTGGCCTATCAATCGCAGGCGCCGACGGCGGCCAAGGCCGACAAGATCGTCGACGAGCGACTGGCCATGCCGATCGCGGCAGATGCCAACGACTTCGTCTACCAGTGGGAGTCCTCGCATGACTACAACGCCGGCGAGAAGCTGGAGGCCATCGAGGCGTCGCTGCTGCTGATCAATTCCGCCGACGACGAACGCAACCCGCCTGAGACCGGCATCACGGACGCTGCGATGACGCGGGTCAAGAACGGCAAGCTGTATCTCATCCCGGCAAGCACGGAGACGCGCGGCCACGGCACCACCGGGAACGCCAAATTTTACAGCGAGCAGGTCCGGCAGTTTCTGCAAGCCGCGCCGCAGCAAACGATCGAATCTGCGCGCCGCTGA
- a CDS encoding DoxX family protein: protein MAPANDRTRAVMRLVLAAFYIAAGIAHLLAPDKLLAITPAWVPFATQLILITGVCEIAGAIALVTKPLRWWAGVALALYALCVWPANIKHALQGIDLPPVPNSWLYHGPRLALQPILIWWALYCAGVIDWPWRRQGA from the coding sequence ATGGCTCCTGCGAACGACAGAACGCGCGCTGTGATGCGCCTTGTGCTGGCAGCGTTTTACATCGCGGCCGGCATCGCGCATCTCCTGGCCCCCGACAAGCTGCTTGCGATCACGCCGGCCTGGGTTCCGTTTGCAACACAGCTGATCCTCATCACTGGCGTATGCGAGATCGCGGGCGCGATTGCGCTGGTGACGAAGCCTCTGCGCTGGTGGGCGGGCGTTGCGCTCGCGCTCTATGCGCTTTGCGTGTGGCCGGCAAACATCAAGCATGCCCTGCAGGGCATCGACCTTCCACCCGTCCCCAACAGCTGGCTCTACCACGGACCGCGGCTGGCGCTGCAGCCAATCCTGATCTGGTGGGCTCTGTATTGCGCTGGCGTGATCGACTGGCCGTGGCGGCGACAAGGGGCATAG